A DNA window from Arachis duranensis cultivar V14167 chromosome 3, aradu.V14167.gnm2.J7QH, whole genome shotgun sequence contains the following coding sequences:
- the LOC107479396 gene encoding uncharacterized protein LOC107479396: MPLYAKFLKDLITKKRSWQEKETVVLTQECSAIIQKGLPPKLKDLGSFLIPCTIGNIAIDNSLCNLGASINLMPLTMMKKMMIEELKPTRMSLQLADRSIKIPNGVVENLLVKVRNFIFPADFVVLDMDEEGRNSIILGRPFLATARTIIDVEKGEMIFGVHDEQMTINVFKVMQYPTKKESCMRIDIVDTLFEEVFEANHQVKQEEVQDIRE; encoded by the coding sequence ATGCCattatatgcaaagtttcttaaAGATCTgatcaccaagaagagaagttggcaagaaaaagaaacagtgGTTCTCACTCAAGAGTGCAGCGCCATCATTCAAAAGGGGTTGCCACCAAAACTTAAAGATCTAGGCAGCTTCCTCATACCTTGCACAATTGGGAATATAGCCATTGATAATTCACTTTGTAACCTGGGAGCAAGCATTAACTTAATGCCTCTTACCAtgatgaagaaaatgatgattGAGGAGCTTAAACCCACAAGGATGTCACTCCAACTAGCTGACAGATCCATCAAAATACCAAATGGTGTAGTTGAGAACCTCTTGGTGAAAGTGAGAAATTTTATATTCCCAGCCGATTTTGTAGTCCTAGATATGGATGAAGAGGGGAGAAACTCAATTattcttggtagaccctttttggcCACAGCTAGAACAATCATTGATGTGGAAAAGGGAGAGATGATCTTCGGAGTACATGATGAGCAAATGACCATTAATGTCTTCAAGGTAATGCAATATCCCACTAAGAAAGAGAGTTGCATGAGAATTGATATAGTGGATACATTGTTTGAGGAAGTGTTTGAAGCAAACCATCAAGTGAAACAGGAGGAAGTCCAGGACATCCGAGAATAA